A stretch of the Deferribacterota bacterium genome encodes the following:
- the pdxA gene encoding 4-hydroxythreonine-4-phosphate dehydrogenase PdxA: MKIAITLGDPSGIGAEIVLKAIAQLKFNRDIDIIIFGSADILTYYIKKTNLIMPLNIMGSLKEKILKDKINCFHIEGIAEMDITPGVLSPATGKASYNYLIAAIKAALARDIDAIVTCPISKEALNLAGYNYKGHTEILAELTNTKDYAMALISDDLRIVHVTSHIPLKEVPRFITRKNIYKYINLALDCIKSLGLKNPKIAVSGLNPHAGESTILGMEEKNEIIPAINDAVNNGINIVGPFPPDTIFYRALKGEFDIVVAMYHDQGHIPMKLVHFEDSVNYTVGLPIIRTSVDHGTAFDIAGKNIASPNSLLKAIEYAALIYRVKNEIL; this comes from the coding sequence ATGAAAATAGCTATTACTTTAGGGGATCCATCAGGCATAGGGGCTGAAATAGTTTTAAAGGCTATTGCTCAGTTAAAGTTTAATAGGGATATTGATATTATAATTTTTGGTTCCGCTGATATATTAACTTACTATATAAAAAAAACTAACCTCATAATGCCTTTGAATATCATGGGTTCTTTAAAAGAGAAAATTTTAAAGGATAAAATTAACTGTTTCCATATTGAAGGGATTGCTGAAATGGATATAACCCCTGGTGTATTATCCCCAGCTACAGGTAAGGCATCTTACAACTATTTAATTGCAGCTATTAAAGCGGCTCTTGCAAGAGATATAGATGCTATAGTTACATGCCCTATCAGTAAAGAAGCTCTAAATCTGGCAGGTTATAATTATAAAGGTCATACTGAGATATTAGCTGAATTAACAAATACGAAAGACTATGCAATGGCTCTTATTTCTGATGACTTAAGGATAGTGCATGTAACCTCACACATCCCTTTAAAAGAGGTACCTAGATTTATAACAAGAAAAAATATATATAAATATATAAATTTAGCTCTAGATTGTATAAAAAGTTTGGGTTTGAAAAATCCAAAAATTGCTGTAAGTGGTCTAAATCCACATGCTGGTGAATCAACAATACTTGGAATGGAAGAGAAAAATGAAATTATTCCTGCTATTAATGATGCAGTAAATAATGGCATCAATATTGTAGGTCCTTTCCCACCTGATACTATTTTTTATAGAGCATTAAAGGGTGAATTTGATATTGTTGTAGCAATGTATCATGATCAAGGTCATATACCAATGAAGCTTGTTCATTTTGAAGATTCAGTTAATTATACTGTGGGTTTACCAATAATTAGAACATCAGTAGATCATGGCACAGCTTTTGATATAGCAGGAAAGAATATAGCAAGTCCAAATAGCCTTTTAAAGGCTATTGAGTATGCAGCCTTAATATATAGAGTTAAAAATGAAATTTTATAA
- a CDS encoding AsmA family protein: MKILKYFGISLLILLICIVLLIVGFVYFFDLSKYRDSIESKLSETLHRKVEIEGDLSLSFYPLFSFNIEDLSIYNPKSFENDIFASLGRINLSLNIVRLLKDREIVVKSLLIESPEIKLAVLKDGSNNWSDLSKNLTAGDSKQKEETKKSKEEESIDITSFSIDTIKLSNGTIMYNDYKNDTRYAAKIKDLNIYDFGVNKKMHYTSNINTEFNENKLNLLLEGEIFKKDNLINLTNNRLTFKDIQVGGNDFDDVNISFDGNINIKEPLIKLDNIDIKYEDVTIKADLNVESSEKTYTAISNIDIKGSFKEKSFNIKGKINYKGNLASISGLNINLLNTTATGSAELLLADQVSLNYKLNINKLDLNKLKKALQLEDKKKDEKETKKPLEVNNYRESFAKLQGINLDKININGSLNIDKLLFNNLDINNIFNKTILDKGKFRDELSFSLNNIEHNLSIDLYKKDSKLYNLDVNIDAENLNISQFFNKDLYNVRFLQKPSLLLKFSANKESININKLLFQGRVNNKYPFLANLNGSLNIKDKSIDIAVSNLKFNRSNLSGFLNTKIDSVFNDLRGHVETLVDVNDIAFFMGSDTDAIEKRGIRDISFEGDYKLNLLKKSLDLDKLDINFKNSKIKGSLFTEFNNNNCMIKSSINSNLINLDDFMALYSIFKKEDVKGNLSSEKKVTNNKEVGTLQLCKKNKITLEANIDKLILKDLVLNSVSVDGDGEENKYSFNLESQLYNGLLESKLNIDTGNSMPYFTLKGSASSVNIDPLLIDLFEDSFLTGSANMDITLNTKGMDTDSMLKYAKGDIRLNVVNGMIKGINIGLIVRNIFSLIERERLTLNKDVQDFAEMNAHLNINDGKITNNNLLIHSPFFNIKGDGYLDILKKYIDYTIYLSLLRPAFEKTVDNRTSQHDNIKEDVIYEAITEKPIPIRYRGPLFNPKEEIDYKAFVKKNLGDIIKKNLAPVKEKVDKFLRDLF; the protein is encoded by the coding sequence ATGAAAATATTAAAATATTTTGGAATAAGCTTATTAATACTTTTAATATGTATTGTCCTATTAATTGTTGGTTTTGTCTATTTCTTTGATCTATCAAAATATAGGGATAGTATTGAATCTAAGTTGAGTGAAACGTTACACAGGAAAGTAGAGATAGAAGGGGATCTATCATTATCTTTCTATCCACTTTTTTCTTTTAATATAGAGGATTTAAGTATTTATAATCCTAAAAGCTTTGAAAATGATATATTTGCATCACTAGGAAGGATAAATTTATCACTTAATATAGTAAGGCTTTTAAAAGACAGAGAGATTGTAGTAAAAAGCCTTTTAATAGAGAGTCCGGAAATAAAATTAGCTGTTTTAAAAGATGGTAGTAATAATTGGAGTGATTTAAGTAAAAACTTAACTGCAGGTGATAGCAAACAAAAAGAAGAGACCAAAAAATCTAAAGAAGAAGAAAGTATTGATATCACTAGTTTTTCGATTGATACGATTAAACTAAGTAATGGTACTATTATGTATAATGATTATAAAAATGATACGAGGTATGCTGCAAAAATAAAAGATTTAAATATTTATGATTTTGGTGTTAATAAAAAGATGCATTATACATCAAATATTAATACTGAATTTAATGAAAATAAATTAAATTTATTATTAGAAGGAGAGATTTTTAAAAAAGATAATCTAATAAATTTAACAAATAATAGATTGACCTTTAAAGATATACAAGTAGGTGGCAATGATTTTGATGACGTTAATATTTCATTTGACGGTAATATTAATATTAAAGAACCCCTTATTAAATTAGATAATATAGATATTAAGTATGAAGATGTTACTATAAAAGCTGATTTAAATGTAGAGAGTTCTGAAAAAACTTATACAGCAATCTCAAATATTGATATTAAAGGCAGCTTTAAAGAGAAGTCCTTTAATATAAAGGGAAAAATAAATTATAAAGGTAATTTGGCAAGTATTTCAGGACTAAATATTAATCTTTTGAATACAACTGCAACAGGTTCTGCAGAGCTTTTATTAGCTGATCAAGTTAGCCTAAATTATAAACTTAATATAAATAAATTAGATTTAAATAAGCTTAAGAAAGCTTTACAATTAGAAGACAAAAAGAAGGATGAGAAAGAGACAAAAAAACCTCTAGAGGTAAACAACTATAGAGAGAGTTTTGCTAAACTGCAAGGGATAAATTTAGATAAAATTAATATAAATGGCAGTCTTAATATAGATAAACTTTTATTTAATAATCTTGATATAAATAATATATTTAATAAAACTATCTTAGATAAAGGGAAATTTAGAGATGAGCTTTCGTTTTCATTAAATAATATAGAGCATAATCTAAGCATTGATTTATATAAAAAGGATAGCAAGTTATATAATCTAGACGTTAATATTGATGCGGAAAATTTAAATATAAGTCAATTTTTTAACAAAGATTTATACAATGTAAGATTCTTACAAAAGCCAAGTTTATTATTAAAATTTAGTGCTAATAAAGAAAGCATTAATATAAATAAATTATTATTTCAAGGAAGGGTCAATAATAAATATCCATTTTTAGCTAATCTGAATGGCTCGCTAAATATAAAAGACAAAAGTATTGATATAGCTGTCAGCAATTTAAAATTCAATAGATCTAATTTAAGTGGTTTTCTTAATACCAAAATAGATTCAGTTTTTAATGACTTGAGGGGTCATGTAGAAACATTAGTTGACGTTAATGATATAGCCTTTTTTATGGGTTCAGATACAGATGCGATAGAGAAAAGGGGCATAAGGGATATATCCTTTGAAGGTGATTATAAATTAAACCTTTTAAAGAAGTCTTTAGACTTAGATAAACTAGATATAAATTTTAAGAATTCAAAAATTAAAGGCAGTTTATTTACAGAGTTTAATAACAATAATTGTATGATCAAAAGCTCTATTAACTCTAATTTAATAAATCTAGATGATTTTATGGCTTTATATAGTATTTTTAAAAAAGAGGATGTCAAAGGTAATTTATCTAGTGAAAAAAAGGTCACTAATAATAAAGAAGTGGGCACTCTCCAATTATGTAAAAAGAATAAAATAACCTTAGAGGCTAATATTGATAAACTAATATTAAAAGATTTGGTGTTAAATAGTGTTTCCGTAGATGGAGATGGTGAAGAAAATAAATATAGTTTTAATTTAGAGTCACAGCTTTATAACGGTTTATTGGAAAGTAAGCTTAATATTGATACAGGAAATAGCATGCCCTATTTCACGCTTAAGGGTTCTGCAAGTAGTGTAAATATTGATCCACTATTGATAGATTTATTTGAAGATTCATTTCTTACAGGTAGTGCTAATATGGATATTACATTAAATACTAAAGGAATGGATACTGATAGCATGTTAAAATATGCAAAAGGCGATATAAGATTAAATGTTGTAAATGGTATGATCAAAGGTATTAATATTGGTTTAATTGTTAGGAATATCTTTAGTTTAATTGAAAGAGAAAGGCTAACATTAAATAAAGATGTTCAAGACTTTGCTGAAATGAATGCTCATTTAAATATAAATGATGGTAAAATTACTAATAATAACTTGTTAATACATTCACCTTTTTTTAATATAAAAGGGGATGGTTATTTAGATATTCTTAAAAAATATATAGATTATACAATATACCTTAGCTTGTTACGACCTGCTTTTGAAAAAACTGTTGATAATAGAACTTCCCAGCATGATAATATAAAAGAAGATGTAATATATGAAGCTATAACTGAAAAACCTATACCAATAAGATATAGAGGACCCTTGTTTAACCCTAAAGAAGAGATTGACTACAAAGCTTTTGTTAAGAAAAATTTAGGTGATATAATTAAGAAAAACCTAGCCCCTGTAAAAGAAAAGGTAGATAAGTTTTTAAGAGACCTTTTCTAA
- a CDS encoding beta-ketoacyl-ACP synthase II translates to MSKIAENERIVVTGMSAITPIGLTLEDSWHNLCNGVSGISKIDVFDTENLKNKIAGLVKGFDSKKLFDRKFIRRTDRMHQFFMTAADACLKDSSFVVDFGKRFNYSVVGTSCLGGYRLFENNCINYYKNFNPNKVSPFLILNLASNVIAGDVAKKYSLMGPQHFLQEACASGTKALGLAYQLIKYNEIDGALVVGSEAGITPTIMAALGNLTALADSKWNDEPEKASRPFDKERSGFVISEGAGAIFVERLSSALNRNARIYAEVSGFGATTDSSHSIAPNPDGIAIVECIERALRDAKVSEKDVDYINAHGTSTKINDLVETQAIKKIFKDYAYKIPISSNKSMIGHLLGASGLVEAIFTIKTIVEGIIPPTINLENQDPECDLDYVPLVARKKEVNVALSNSFGFGGVNGSIVLKKYNEI, encoded by the coding sequence ATGAGTAAAATAGCTGAAAACGAAAGAATTGTTGTAACAGGGATGTCAGCTATAACCCCAATAGGTCTTACTTTGGAAGATAGTTGGCATAATTTGTGTAATGGTGTATCAGGTATTTCTAAGATAGATGTATTTGATACGGAAAATCTTAAAAATAAGATAGCTGGCCTTGTAAAAGGTTTTGATAGTAAAAAGCTCTTTGATAGGAAATTTATAAGAAGAACTGATAGAATGCATCAGTTTTTTATGACAGCAGCTGATGCATGCTTAAAAGATAGCTCCTTTGTAGTTGATTTTGGTAAGCGTTTTAACTATTCGGTGGTTGGAACAAGCTGTTTGGGTGGTTATAGATTATTTGAAAACAATTGTATAAATTATTATAAAAACTTTAACCCAAACAAGGTTTCACCTTTTCTTATATTAAACCTAGCATCTAATGTTATTGCTGGGGATGTTGCTAAAAAGTATTCATTAATGGGACCACAACACTTCTTACAGGAGGCTTGCGCTTCCGGTACAAAAGCACTTGGCTTGGCCTATCAATTGATAAAATATAACGAAATTGATGGAGCCCTTGTTGTTGGCTCAGAGGCGGGTATAACACCTACTATTATGGCTGCATTAGGCAATTTGACTGCTTTAGCTGACTCAAAATGGAATGATGAACCGGAGAAAGCAAGTAGGCCTTTTGACAAGGAGAGGTCAGGTTTTGTGATTTCTGAGGGAGCTGGGGCAATTTTTGTTGAAAGACTTAGTTCTGCTTTAAATAGGAATGCAAGGATATATGCGGAGGTTTCAGGGTTTGGCGCTACAACTGATTCATCACATTCTATAGCACCTAATCCAGATGGCATTGCCATTGTTGAATGTATAGAGAGAGCCTTAAGGGATGCTAAAGTTAGCGAAAAAGATGTCGATTATATTAATGCACATGGAACTTCAACAAAGATAAATGATTTGGTTGAAACACAGGCTATAAAGAAAATATTTAAGGATTATGCATATAAAATACCTATATCATCAAATAAGTCAATGATTGGACATTTATTAGGGGCTTCGGGGTTAGTTGAGGCAATTTTTACTATTAAAACAATTGTTGAAGGCATTATCCCTCCCACAATTAATTTAGAAAATCAAGATCCAGAGTGTGATTTAGATTATGTTCCATTAGTTGCCCGAAAAAAAGAGGTTAATGTGGCGCTTTCCAATTCTTTTGGTTTTGGTGGTGTCAATGGGTCAATAGTATTAAAGAAATATAACGAGATTTAA
- a CDS encoding AMP-binding protein → MHNNRYTYDISKFKNLFERNFIYIKAFERSVFKYPEKIALIDANKDIYYTYRELNNEVNKLANAMKRWGASFNDVIVYMLMNCPEFAFIYLAAQKISCVNSPINFRFSPGELAYVLNDSKPIFLFIDYTLKDTAYKALSESAYKPKLIVVVDCKKDEKLERPFISYEEFVDGASIEEPKNQRQFDAYSEVTRLYTSGTTGMPKGVIFNNINEVLSAQSVIMCLKNNFNDVHLNISPWFHRGGLYLSGPIPPFYIGATIVSMKYFHPRSTLDYIEKYRVTQIVAVPSMYVALLNEQKKLKKDVSSVNVILTMGAPLERDLCLELIDVFTNKIYNACGTTETLLNELLTPEDLPARAGQTGRAAMDDDVRVVKVCKDKLADPDELVAKDSKEVGEIVVNTLKGSLCYFNNEEEERKRVKGDWFYTGDLAVWDKDGYITIKSRKDDMIIVGGNNIYPAHIEEIINRHPLVEDVAIVGAPDKKRGQIIVAYVVKKDDSLDEKELRLYVNSSTLLSPQERPRYYIFVKELPRTATGKKQHYKLRAALKNDLKDISD, encoded by the coding sequence ATGCATAATAATCGATATACCTACGATATCAGTAAATTTAAAAATTTATTTGAGAGAAATTTTATCTATATTAAAGCTTTTGAGAGAAGTGTATTTAAATATCCAGAAAAAATTGCCCTTATTGATGCAAATAAAGACATCTATTACACATATAGAGAGCTAAACAATGAGGTTAATAAGCTTGCTAATGCTATGAAAAGATGGGGGGCAAGTTTTAATGATGTAATTGTTTATATGCTTATGAATTGCCCAGAGTTTGCTTTTATATATTTGGCCGCTCAAAAGATAAGTTGTGTAAATAGCCCTATTAATTTTAGGTTTTCGCCAGGTGAGCTAGCCTATGTGTTAAATGATAGTAAACCTATATTTTTGTTTATTGATTATACCTTAAAAGATACAGCATATAAAGCTTTAAGTGAGTCAGCTTACAAACCAAAATTGATAGTAGTTGTTGATTGCAAAAAGGATGAAAAACTTGAGAGACCCTTTATCTCCTATGAAGAATTTGTAGATGGGGCATCAATAGAGGAACCTAAAAATCAGAGGCAATTTGATGCATATAGTGAAGTAACGAGATTGTATACCTCTGGTACAACTGGTATGCCAAAAGGTGTCATCTTTAACAATATAAATGAGGTTTTATCAGCCCAGTCTGTTATTATGTGCTTGAAAAATAATTTTAATGATGTGCATTTAAATATTTCTCCGTGGTTTCATAGGGGTGGGCTTTACCTATCAGGACCGATACCACCCTTTTATATTGGAGCTACAATTGTGTCAATGAAGTATTTTCACCCTAGAAGTACCCTTGACTACATTGAAAAGTATAGGGTTACCCAGATTGTTGCTGTTCCTTCAATGTATGTTGCCTTATTAAATGAACAAAAGAAATTAAAGAAGGATGTTTCCTCCGTTAATGTTATATTAACTATGGGAGCTCCACTAGAAAGGGATTTATGCTTGGAACTAATAGATGTATTTACTAATAAAATATATAATGCTTGTGGAACAACAGAGACATTACTTAACGAATTATTAACACCTGAAGATTTACCAGCAAGGGCAGGACAAACTGGTAGAGCTGCAATGGATGATGATGTAAGGGTTGTAAAAGTTTGTAAGGATAAATTGGCAGATCCAGACGAATTAGTTGCAAAAGACAGTAAAGAAGTAGGCGAGATTGTTGTCAATACGCTAAAGGGTAGTCTTTGTTATTTTAATAATGAGGAAGAGGAAAGAAAGAGGGTTAAAGGGGATTGGTTCTACACAGGAGACTTGGCTGTTTGGGATAAAGATGGCTATATTACAATAAAATCAAGAAAAGATGATATGATAATAGTAGGCGGAAACAATATATATCCTGCCCATATTGAGGAGATTATAAATAGGCATCCTCTAGTTGAAGATGTGGCAATAGTTGGGGCACCCGACAAAAAGAGGGGTCAAATTATAGTCGCTTATGTAGTTAAAAAAGATGATTCTCTTGATG